The following are from one region of the Nicotiana tomentosiformis chromosome 7, ASM39032v3, whole genome shotgun sequence genome:
- the LOC138895425 gene encoding uncharacterized protein, protein MVEDIIEVFMDDFSVVGDSFDDCLRNLKRVSKRCMETNLVLNWEKCHFMVHEGIVLGHLVSSKGIEVDRAKVDVIEKLPLPTSVKVAFEELKKRLVSAPIIVAPDWEQPFELMCDASDYVVGAVLGKRKEKDRKGTENQVTDHLSRLEREEKKVEVDEIMETFSDEQLLATSLEACHASPYGDYNGGVRTAAKVLESSFHWPTLFKDAHFWVKGCDKCQQIGNIYCRHEMPINPIQEVEVFDVWGINFMRPFVNSYGNKYILVAVDYVSKWVEAVSLPTNDAKGIISDRGTHFCNRAFAKLLEKYGVCHKVATPYHPQTSGQVEVSNREIKRVLTKTVNATRTYWARKLDDALWSYRTAFKTPLAMSSYKLVFEKACHLPVELEHRALWALRELNLDMEVADTSRFTEFHELDEFRFHALRAHDYTRRE, encoded by the exons atggtagaggacataatagaagtcttcatggatgatttctcagtggtgggaGACTCATTTGATGACTGCCTTAGGAATCTGAAAAGAGTGTCGAAGAGATGTATGGAGACTAATCTGGTGCTGAACTGGgaaaagtgtcatttcatggtacatgaaggtatagtcttggggcacctagtttcaagtaagggcattgaggtaGATCGTGCAAAGGTTGATGTAATAGAAAAGTTGCCACTACCCACTTCCGTCAag gtagcttttgaggaattgaagaagaggctggtgtctgcacctatcatagttgcacccgactgggagcaaccatttgagctgatgtgCGACGCAAGCGATTATGTTGTGGGAGCAGTGCTAGGGAAGCGAAAGGAGAAG GACCGAAAGGGAACGGAGAACCAAGTGACGGATCACTTATCCAGGTTAGAAAGAGAGGAGAAGAAGGTTGAGGTAGACGAGATCATGGAAACTTTCTCGGATGAACAACTGTTGGCCACAAGCCTTGAG GCTTGTCACGCATCCCCATATGGTGACTATAATGGGGGAGTAAGGACAGCTGCAAAAGTGTTGGAGTCGAGCTTCCACTGGCCTacattgttcaaagatgcacacttcTGGGTGAAGGGTTGTGATAAATGCCAACAGATCGGGAATATTTACTGCCGACATGAGATGCCCATAAACCCAATTCAGGAGGTAGAAGTGTTTGATGTATGGGGAATCAATTTCATGAGGCCTTTTGTCAACTCATACGGAAACAAATACATACTCGTAGCAGTGgactatgtgtcaaaatgggtggaGGCTGTGTCGctccctacaaatgatgcaaa GGGAATAATCAGTGATAGAGGCACTCATTTCTGCAATCGAGCCTTCGCAAAGTTGTTAGAAAAATATGGTGTGTGCCACAAGGTTGCCACCCCATATCACCCACAAacgagtgggcaagtggaagtttcaaacagagagataaagagagttttgacaaagactgtgaatgctacaagaacgTATTGGGcgagaaagttagatgatgcactctggTCCTATCGTACCGCTTTTAAAACTCCGCTTGCCATGTCGTCGTATAAATTGGTGTTTGagaaggcatgtcacttacccGTAGAGTTAGAGCATAGAGCTTTGTGGGCATTGAGAGAGCTGAATCTCGATATGGAAGTTGCGGATACAAGTAGATTCACAGAGTTtcacgagcttgatgagtttcgcttTCATGCTTTGAGAGCACATGACtatacaaggagagaatga
- the LOC138895426 gene encoding uncharacterized protein: protein MKILKQIQVNIPLIDALREMLGYAKMMKDLVSCKFDIQDLAIVTLTQTCSAVLTRPIDEKLSDPGNFKIPCTIGSYSFTKALCDLGASINLMSLAIYKKLGIGRARPTSKLLQLADRTVKSPSGILDDVLVQVGKFVFPADFVILDCQVDEEISIILGRSFLAIGRALIDCETGELKIRLNNEEITFKVKKSMRRPSEFANFSLIEAVDVIMEEDDEALNANDPLTACLMNLEEVNSEDLEEWVLDLEGLGYWKRELEFESLHLKRKKDPSS, encoded by the coding sequence ATGAAAATTTTGAAGCAAATTCAGGTAAACATTCCTCTAATTGATGCTTTGAGGGAGATGCtcggttatgcaaaaatgatgaaggacttggtgTCATGCAAGTTTGACATTCAAGACTTGGCAATCGTGACATTGACTCAGACCTGTAGTGCTGTTTTGACAAGACCTATAGATGAGAAGCTATCCGACCCTGGAAACTTCAAAATTCCATGTACCATAGGTAGCTATTCATTCACcaaagcattgtgtgatttgggggcgagcataaatctgatgTCATTGGCTATCTATAAaaagttaggcattggaagagcaaggCCCACATCCAAGTTACTACAGCTAGCTGACCGAACGGTGAAAAGTCCATCAGGTATACTTGACGATGTACTTGTGCAAGTTGGAAAGTTTGTGTTTCcggcagattttgtcattttggactgcCAGGTTGATGAGGAGATttccataattttgggaaggtcGTTCTTGGCCATAGGAAGGGCTctgattgattgtgaaactgggGAGCTGAAGATAAGGTTgaataatgaagaaataacatttaAGGTGAAAAAGTCTATGCGGCGACCAAGTGAGTTTGCAAATTTCTCTTTGATAGAAGCTGTGGATGTGATCATGGAAGAAGATGATGAGGCACTTAATGCAAACGACCCTCTTACGGCCTgcctcatgaacttagaagaGGTAAATAGTGAGGACTTGGAGGAGTGGGTGTTGGATCTTGAAGGCCtagggtactggaaaagagagctcgaattcgagTCTTTACacttaaaaagaaagaaagacccCTCAAGCTAA